TGCGGCAAACCCGGCAAAGGCACGCCGTGATCGAGGTGTTGCGCGCGTCGCGGGAGCATCCGGACGCCGCGTGGATTCATGGCCAGGTGCGGGCGACCCTGCCCAACGTGAGCCTGGGGACGGTGTACCGGACGCTGGACGCCCTGGTGCGCGACGGCGTGGTGGTGACCATCGAGCGGGCCGGACAGGCCACCCGCTACGACT
The window above is part of the Deinococcus metallilatus genome. Proteins encoded here:
- a CDS encoding Fur family transcriptional regulator yields the protein MTMVRQTRQRHAVIEVLRASREHPDAAWIHGQVRATLPNVSLGTVYRTLDALVRDGVVVTIERAGQATRYDYKRAGEDHHHAVCRGCGAIFDVDAGAVPTVPAAALPAGFQVTEVRLEFMGLCPDCAARPEPVS